One stretch of Molothrus aeneus isolate 106 chromosome 2, BPBGC_Maene_1.0, whole genome shotgun sequence DNA includes these proteins:
- the MZT1 gene encoding mitotic-spindle organizing protein 1 yields MASNAASLNAVRETMDVLFEISRILNTGLDMETLSICVRLCEQGINPEALSSVIKELRKATEALKAAENMTG; encoded by the exons ATGGCGAGCAACGCCGCGAGCCTGAACGCCGTGAGGGAGACCATGGACG ttCTGTTTGAGATTTCAAGAATATTAAACACTGGCTTGGATATGGAGACGTTGTCTATTTGTGTGCGACTTTGCGAACAAGGGATAAATCCAGAAGCCTTATCTTCTGTTATTAAAGAGCTGCGCAAGGCTACAGAAGCTTTAAAG GCTGCTGAAAATATGACAGGCTGA